Proteins found in one Quercus robur chromosome 2, dhQueRobu3.1, whole genome shotgun sequence genomic segment:
- the LOC126714190 gene encoding uncharacterized protein LOC126714190: protein MNPENESENEKSSSENAAPLWKYVTRLEKASVGGGNVSFRCNYCEKIFKGSYSRVKAHLLKLPKFGIQACAKVGDEYQNEMQKLEDAFEESSRRLKKPKLVSLPTDSLTSPNLDSRESSTATSHPFFQKRKGVGIGNSPLEKAFNNQCREQLDCLIARTFYSAGLPFHFAKNPYWIEMIKFAANNNLAGYVPPGYNKLRTTLLQKEKAHIEKLLRAIKDTWKEKGLSIVSDGWTDVQKRPLINFMATSQKGPIFIKSIDGTKEYKDKHFIADLFLKVVGEVGPQHVVQIITDNASVMKAAGSIVEAEYPHIFWSPCVVHTLNLALKNICAPKYSLQNEDAYNECNWIAQVSDEATFIRIFITNHSMRLAIFNSYSPLKLLAVAETRFASIIIMLKRLFQVKQNLRNMVVSEEWMSYREDDVGKAQTVRDYILNDLWWDKVEYILRFTEPIYEMLRVADTDAPILHKVYEMWDSMIENVKKEIYQHEGKEDYEESPFYNVVHNILIERWTKNCTPLHCLAHSLNPKYYTIKWIEEVRGRVAPHKDAEISVERNKCLKRIFPDPDDRQKVNVEFGLFNSLQAYDEDNMEDRWSYNPMLWWSTYGSTLPLLQTLAFKLLEQPCSSSCAERNWSTYGFIHSMRRNRITPKRAEDLVFIHSNLRLLSRRRPEYNSGESKKWDIGGDNWDEPFGGPGLLEIAYLTLDEPEMETSIVENNDYVDDDDVVVL, encoded by the exons ATGAATCCTGAAAATGAAAGTGAGAATGAGAAATCATCTTCTGAGAATGCTGCTCCTCTATGGAAATATGTTACTAGATTAGAAAAAGCAAGTGTTGGTGGTGGGAATGTTTCTTTTAGATGTaactattgtgaaaaaattttcaagggGTCTTATTCAAGGGTGAAGGCACACTTGTTAAAATTGCCTAAGTTTGGAATACAAGCATGTGCCAAGGTTGGAGATGAGTATCAAAATGAAATGCAGAAATTAGAAGATGCATTTGAGGAATCTTCGCGTAGATTGAAGAAGCCTAAGTTAGTGTCTTTACCAACTGATTCTCTTACTAGTCCTAATTTGGATAGTAGGGAGAGTAGTACAGCTACAAGTCAtccatttttccaaaaaagaaaaggggttGGGATTGGGAATTCTCCTTTGGAGAAGGCTTTTAACAATCAATGTCGAGAGCAATTAGATTGTCTTATTGCTAGGACATTTTACTCTGCTGGCTTACCCTTTCACTTTGCTAAAAACCCGTATTGGATTGAGATGATTAAGTTTGCAGCTAATAATAATTTAGCGGGCTATGTTCCTCCGGGTTACAATAAATTAAGAACAACTTTGTTGCAAAAAGAGAAGGCACATATTGAGAAGTTGTTGAGGGCAATTAAAGACACTTGGAAAGAAAAGGGTTTAAGCATTGTAAGTGATGGGTGGACAGATGTACAAAAAAGGCCACTTATCAATTTTATGGCTACATCACAGAAAGGGCCAATTTTTATCAAATCCATTGATGGTACCAAAGAGTACAAAGACAAGCACTTCATTGCTGACTTGTTTTTAAAGGTCGTTGGTGAGGTTGGGCCTCAACATGTTGTTCAAATTATTACTGATAATGCGTCTGTTATGAAGGCTGCAGGATCTATTGTTGAAGCTGAATATCCTCATATATTTTGGTCACCTTGTGTTGTGCATACTCTCAATTTGGCTTTGAAGAATATATGTGCACCTAAGTACTCTTTGCAGAATGAGGATGCATATAATGAATGTAACTGGATTGCACAAGTTTCAGATGAGGCAACTTTCATTCGTATTTTCATCACAAATCATTCTATGAGATTAGcaatttttaattcatattcTCCTTTGAAGTTGCTTGCTGTTGCTGAAACACGATTTGCTTCAATAATTATCATGCTTAAAAGATTgtttcaagtaaaacaaaatcttCGAAATATGGTTGTTAGTGAGGAATGGATGTCATATAGAGAAGATGATGTAGGAAAAGCTCAAACTGTGAGGGATTATATTTTGAATGATTTGTGGTGGGACAAGGTTGAATACATTCTAAGATTCACAGAACCTATTTATGAGATGCTTCGAGTGGCTGACACGGATGCACCTATTCTCCATAAGGTGTATGAaatgtgggattccatgatAGAAAATGTGAAGAAAGAAATATACCAACATGAAGGCAAGGAAGACTATGAGGAGTCTCCATTCTATAATGTGGTACACAATATACTTATTGAACGGTGGACTAAAAATTGCACACCACTTCATTGCCTAGCCCACTCCTTGAATCCAAA GTATTATACTATTAAATGGATTGAGGAAGTTAGAGGCCGTGTTGCACCACATAAGGATGCTGAAATTTCAGTGGAGAGAAACAAGTGCCTCAAAAGGATCTTTCCTGATCCTGATGATAGGCAAAAAGTTAATGTGGAGTTTGGTTTGTTTAACTCATTACAGGCTTATGATGAGGATAACATGGAGGATAGGTGGAGCTACAATCCAATGCTTTGGTGGTCAACTTATGGGTCTACTTTACCACTACTTCAAACTTTAGCTTTCAAACTTCTTGAACAGCCTTGCTCATCATCATGTGCTGAGAGGAATTGGAGTACCTATGGCTTCATCCATTCTATGAGGAGGAATAGAATTACTCCTAAACGTGCTGAAGATTTAGTGTTTATTCATTCTAATCTTCGACTTCTTTCAAGGAGGAGGCCCGAGTACAATAGTGGAGAATCTAAGAAGTGGGACATTGGTGGAGATAATTGGGATGAACCATTTGGAGGACCTGGGTTGCTTGAGATTGCTTATCTCACACTAGATGAGCCAGAGATGGAGACAAGTATTGTTGAGAATAATGAttatgttgatgatgatgatgttgttgttCTTTGA